GATTTCTCTTCTGGGTAGCCAAAAATTTCAGCAGGAATGGGGATTTCCTTAGATAGCTCTGGTGTTAGATAGGCTGCCCAGGCCTCAGCAGGAAGTGGGTGAAGAGGACCACAGCCAGGCAGGACATACCATGTGGGTGAGGGAAGCCAAGGCAGCATCTgcatctctgctctctgctgtggCAAGAGGTGGCAGGAATACCAAACCCTGTGAGGAGGGATGCTATGCCCTCTGGGGATAAAGCACCAATAAAGCCAGGTGGTAAAGGAACTGAGCTGGGAGTACGCTGCTCCTGGGGAGCTCAATGTACCCACATTCCTGACAAGGGCAAGAGCCCTAGCATAGGATTTATCCTGGGAAACTGCCTTGCCCTCTTGGCACCAtgcagggggacagagggggtCTGGGCACACCCGGGAACTCTCCCTCCTTCTGAGAGAGGatggctgtgcagggtgggCCACACCggggcagccctggcctccTGTTGGCATGCGGGTGTGTGGGGAGCGCTGCACAAGCCGCGTCGGCCCCACCAGCTGCCCGGGGCTCCCCGGATTCCCTGCGGGCCCCAATGGCCCCAGCCGAAGGGCTCGGGGCTGCGGGAAAGCAGGAGGAGTGTCGGGGGGAGGCGGCACGGCCCGGGCCCTCACCTGAACTGGGGGTTGTTGACCAGGGTGCGCAGGGCAGCGCTGAAGGCGGCCACGTCGCCGTGCAGCCGCGCCGAGCCGGGTCCGGCCATGGGCGGCCTCAGAGAGCGCGGCGGCGGGAGGAGGCCCGAGGATGGCGGCGGGCGATCCGGGGCTGTCGGGAGGCCGGCCAGCCCGGGGAGGCCGCGGGGAGGAAGCCAGCAGGCTGCGTCGTACGGCACGGCCCATTGCTAGGGAAACCTGGCAGGCAGCGCCGGGGCTGGAggccgggctgccgggggagcgGTGGGAGGGAGCCATGGGACAATGAGGCGTGAAGCACAGCCGCGCTGCCAAGGCGGCTCCGTCCGGCACTCACCGGATGGGGAAGCGGGGCTGATCCGCCTCTTGCAGCGAGTGGAATTCCTTGCCGTGATTCGGGGCTTGGCTCTGGCACGCCTGGCACGGGGACGGTGCGGCCCGAGCTGGCGGCTTTGCTGCGGAGCAGAGAGATGGGGGTGAAGGGAGGCTGGCAGCTGGGATTTTGGAAAAGGCAGCACACGCACGGACATCACCCTCACCTCCACCTGCACAGCCCCCATAGAAAGCCGCTGGGCATGGCTgagtccccagcagcagcactggagcagacTGGAGCCCAGCGGGGAGATTTGTCCCCAGAAATGGGGGAAGTCTTCTctcctgcgatgccccaggccagagccctgcagcactCATGTCTGCTTAGGGTACGGGTGCTTGCAGAAAACAGCATTACCAGCCTCACAGAAAGgcttgggtgggaagggaccatTTACTTCCAACCCCCATGCcgtgggcagggatgccacccacTAGATCAACCCCCCAAAGCAACCGCTCACCTAAGCCCAAACCAAGTGCTGTGCCATTCTCCAACCCTTGGCTGGCCCCAAGCAGCCCAAGGAGGGGATTACCCATGGAGGGATCCACCCTTGCTTGTCAGTGGGTGGTGCAAGGGAAGGCAGGAATGGGGCTCGGAGCTGAGGCAGCCCCCCAAGGGAAGGGGTCCAGCTGGCAGTGTGCTTGGCAGCACTAGTCAGAGGCAGGCTATAAATACCTCTAACTGGAGATAGAAACACAAATGCCGTCTCCACTTTCCTCAAATAGCTCGGCAGCCAAGCCAGACAAAGGCACATTGATGGAACAGCCGTGTCGtaccagctgggctgggctccacTGGCAGAGAGAAACTCCGGCAGggtcaggagcccccagggatCTGCTCATCCCCAGGCATTACAGCAGCAGGGGCCCTGGCACATGCCACAGCTGTGCTCCATCcagtccctggaagtgttcaaggctggGTTGGATAGGGCTCTGAGCACTCTGGTTTGGGGTAGCATCCCTGCCCATTGCAGGTgatttggaactagatgatctctCAGGTCCTTTCCAACACAACCTACtgtgtgattctatgattcagtGGGTGCCCACCCACACACACTCTCCCTTGGTGCAGCGGGAGATAAGTAGCCTAAGGATGCAAATGTCTGAGCAAAATCAAGGTGTTGGAGGgcccagccccagtgcagcccaCAGTCAGGGCACAAAGTAGTGATCACAGAGGCTACTCTCCACACCCTGCTCTTCTCTTGCACATCCAACACCAGCCTGCATTTttcagggctggcagggagctgccagggagATTGGAAGGCACATGCCTGGAGTAACCACATCCCTGTGCTGACACAGCTGAAAATGCAGAGGGCAGGAGTGAAGGGGAACAGAGCTGTCCAGGGACCAGGAAACAAGGAGTTACAGAAGCCATGCCCCAGAACAGCCCTGGAGACCTACAGTGTCACGTAGCAACACTTCACCTTCCAGGAGCACAACAGGTTTGGCTCTGCTCACAGCAACTTGCAAGATAAAGGTTGGTCCTGGGCAGCGATATCCACCAGAGACAAGTCCCCTGGGTTTACTCTGGAAGGACAGTAGTGGAATTTAGGGTAAGTGTGGGATGCAGACCGAACACTGGGGAAAAAGTTACTCACCTGTGCTGGGGGAAGTTCTGGGGAtgggagagcagagagctgtGTGGACAATGCGCTACCACACTGGATCAGCCCCAGCTGGCTGAGTCTGATGGGCATGGAAGCACTGGAGAAGGGAAGACAGCTACCATGGatctcccagcccctctgcgtCTCATCTCATGGAGACTCACATGCCAGAAGGCATGGAGAGGCTAAAGGACACCTGCCTCACCTAACACCCAAGTACatctcctttgcaggccacccCATGGCTGAGCAGCCCGTCCCAGAGATAGCCCTGCTAGCCcaggtgctggctgcaggcagcactgaGGCCCCTGCACTCCGCAGTAGCCGCCGTGggtcccagcctgcagccccagcccggggcccTGAGGACAGCAAAGCTCCCCCTCTGCTCTCCCGCCGCAATTCCATCCTCAGCCGCCGCAGCTCCTTCGGCATGGGCCCGGGGAGCAGGCGGCCATCCTGGATGCTCCACAGACGTGTCAGCTTCTCTGGGCTCCCCATTTTCCAACCCATCCTCAAGACCCGCCTTGAAAACACTTACAGGATAGGGCCAGACAAAGGCTGCAGGTTTGATGTGGAGCGGGTGCAGCGGGTGCTGGAGGGGACCCTGGCCTGTGCCTTGGGGGCCACAGAGTacagtgcccagggcagtgccccaCTAGCCCTGAGCCTgactgagctgctgcagagccaggccAAGGAGGTGGTGCCACCCCGCTACAAGCTGGTCTGCCACGTGGTgctgggccagcagggccagcagagcctcGTGGTGGCCAGCCGGGGACTGTGGGACCCTGAGACCGACACCTTTGCCTCTGCCTCCTTCTCCAACGCCTCCCTCTTTGCTGTAGCCACAGTGTATGGGGTCTACTTCGAGTAGCACATGCCTCTGTGTCCACCCAGTCTTGTAGAGCTGTAGGGAGAGAGCAGCTGAAATAAAGAGGTTTTGTCCAGCTGTGTGTCATACCTGAAGTCTTGGGCCAGGGTGTGTGCAGGGAGCAAGATATGGGTGCTCACTCCAGCCTCAGCTCACACCCACACTGCAGTTCCCAGTACTATGGCTTGCAAAAAGACCcaagcagcagcaaacacaacAAAAGGCTGGATTTCCCTGGAACAGGCAACTGCCCAAGGCTGTTGGAGCAGCCTAGGTTGCTTCCCACAGCacaagctgctgctcccaggcagaTTGATTACACAGATCACCTTCAAAGCAAGCTCACAGAGCTCTTTCCTGGCTTCATGCCCAGCTCATATCCCATCACAGGAGATGTCAGTGCAAGGGCCCAGGCAACCCCTCCACCACCTGGGTCATAGCTCCTGCCttctgcagctcagcagagtCAGGGGAGAAGCTGGGTTGGGTCCAAGTGCTGAAAGGATTGGGAATGCATTTGGCAGCAGCAAGGAGAAGTTTGAGGCAGCTCCAAGGCTGCACCAGCATAAGAGCTAACTCTGTCCTTTGTGCCAGTCCCATG
The genomic region above belongs to Zonotrichia albicollis isolate bZonAlb1 chromosome 8, bZonAlb1.hap1, whole genome shotgun sequence and contains:
- the DYNLT4 gene encoding dynein light chain Tctex-type 4; translated protein: MAEQPVPEIALLAQVLAAGSTEAPALRSSRRGSQPAAPARGPEDSKAPPLLSRRNSILSRRSSFGMGPGSRRPSWMLHRRVSFSGLPIFQPILKTRLENTYRIGPDKGCRFDVERVQRVLEGTLACALGATEYSAQGSAPLALSLTELLQSQAKEVVPPRYKLVCHVVLGQQGQQSLVVASRGLWDPETDTFASASFSNASLFAVATVYGVYFE